The following are encoded in a window of Dysidea avara chromosome 4, odDysAvar1.4, whole genome shotgun sequence genomic DNA:
- the LOC136254393 gene encoding uncharacterized protein translates to MRCGEHENDLNQCHYTVYRNQLAQTCSVGYSANVQWLDLSSCGTLSEPLGGYISYGTSSGTKATAALTCFYGYLPLNSHNKRECPVESTSWTADPFTCIPQICDTAPSVRGASSTIVMTEPPDGAFTINTTIIYTCPDNTTQTSKCEYASIGRAQWVGNLQDCTIIVDPPSSQSGGDDRNIIIIGILIPVILITLIAVIVLTIGVIIVAKRRPKASDKVHFQSSNDAVTIDGFENPMSKDPSTVANPLYLKEEAFEEDTALPDDGTV, encoded by the exons ATGAGATGTGGTGAACACGAGAATGACCTTAACCAGTGTCACTACACTGTATATCGCAATCAACTAGCACAAACATGTTCTGTTGGCTATTCAGCCAATGTTCAGTGGCTAG ATCTGAGCAGCTGTGGTACACTATCAGAACCATTAGGAGGCTATATCAGTTATGGTACATCATCTGGTACAAAAGCTACCGCTGCACTAACTTGTTTTTATGGATATCTGCCACTCAATAGTCACAACAAGAGAGAATGTCCGGTAGAATCAACCAGCTGGACTGCTGATCCATTTACTTGCATCC CTCAAATATGTGACACTGCACCATCAGTAAGAGGAGCTAGCTCAACTATAGTGATGACTGAACCACCAGATGGAGCCTTCACTATAAACACCACCATCATCTATACCTGTCCTGATAACACCACACAGACCTCTAAGTGTGAATATGCATCTATTGGTAGAGCCCAGTGGGTTGGTAACTTACAAGACTGCACTATAATTGTTG ATCCACCCAGTAGTCAGTCTGGTGGTGATGATAggaatattattataattggcATTCTTATTCCTGTGATCCTCATTACGTTGATAGCAGTAATTGTCTTAACCATTGGAGTAATTATTGTGGCTAAGAG ACGTCCTAAGGCAAGTGATAAGGTACACTTCCAGTCGTCAAATGATGCAGTTACAATTGATGGCTTTGAGAATCCCATGAGCAAAGATCCATCTA CTGTTGCCAACCCACTGTACCTTAAGGAAGAAGCCTTTGAGGAAGACACAGCTCTTCCAGATGATGGTACCGTTTGA
- the LOC136254372 gene encoding proton myo-inositol cotransporter-like, which yields MNALEDDLQLSSTHSVEEYSGDDDTTLLLNREDLSENVASTERSKHPRKYLNGVVATSALGSFLWGYNVSVIAGAMLFVDDHFHLSVLWHEIIVSGAIAGAAVGAITAGVLNDKFGRWKVLMMSAVLHGMGSVILGLSFFKLFLVIGRITVGMATGLYSVTGPVYVSEMSPSHIRGKLGLASYLHTGGGILIGSIAVGLFSINSEHAYTIGWRLMFSFTLLPSLCMIAALCFLFETPRWLVYHGKAEKARSVMKKIRSSEYVEKELNEIITDYEDNRKRKLGMIQSIRRIFHSKEVLYAVFLGCSLQVLSAMSGPTAVTSYSSTILRMAGFSVRDAVWFSVVPSFANLLTKIAGALLVERVGRRKLFIASSTGTFIFLYILATSFYLENKSSLSATPLFEGGKCDYDKCGTCVANSNCGFCTVKVGYDYSNGTCSEGSEDHSKFRANGTKCIILEDYEVGYRLVNDSKWYYDHCPESKFAIMSLVALLMYVASFASGLISLPWIINSEIYPMWARGQCASLSSLFNWITNLLINLTFLTVFDLLGTPNALVVYGTIALILTFFVIFLLPETSKQPLEGIERLFVRPYFLTWRSSKPRKPVRTDCESIQL from the exons ATGAACGCCCTGGAGGACGACCTTCAACTCTCCAGCACCCATTCTGTAGAAGAATATAGCGGAGATGATGACACGACATTATTGTTAAACCGAGAAGACCTCAGTGAAAATGTAGCTTCAACGGAGCGATCCAAACATCCTAGAAAATACCTCAACGGAGTTGTGGCCACTTCTGCACTGGGAAGTTTCCTGTGGGGGTACAACGTATcagtgattgctggagcaatGTTGTTTGTTGATGATCATTTCCACTTGAGCGTACTGTGGCACGAGATTATTGTTAGTGGTGCTATCGCTGGAGCTGCTGTAGGTGCGATCACAGCTGGAGTATTGAATGACAAGTTTGGAAGGTGGAAAGTGTTGATGATGTCTGCTGTACTGCATGGCATGGGATCCGTCATCTTGGGGTTGTCCTTCTTCAAACTGTTCCTAGTTATTGGACGAATCACTGTTGGAATGGCTACTG GATTGTACTCAGTTACTGGACCAGTTTATGTATCTGAGATGTCACCTAGTCACATTAGGGGTAAATTAGGACTGGCAAGCTATTTACATACTGGTGGAGGAATTCTGATTGGTTCCATTGCTGTTGGACTCTTCTCTATAAATTCTGAACATGCTTATACTATAGGATGGAG GTTGATGTTCAGCTTCACGCTGTTACCTTCACTTTGCATGATTGCAGCTCTGTGTTTTCTCTTTGAAACTCCACGATGGCTGGTGTATCATGGGAAGGCAGAGAAAGCTCGCAGTGTGATGAAGAAGATACGCAGTAGTGAGTATGTTGAAAAGGAATTAAATGAAATTATTACAGACTATGAAGATAACCGTAAAAGGAAATTAG GTATGATACAATCTATCAGACGGATTTTCCATAGTAAAGAAGTATTGTATGCAGTATTCTTAGGCTGTAGTCTTCAAGTGCTTTCTGCAATGAGTGGACCTACAGCAGTTACGTCATATAGTTCTACAATCCTAAGAATGGCTGGATTTAGTGTACGAGATGCTGTTTGGTTTTCAGTAGTGCCATCCTTTGCTAATCTCCTTACGAAGATAGCTGGTGCCTTGCTAGTAGAGAGAGTTGGTAGACGAAAACTATTCATTGCATCCAGTACTGGTACTTTTATATTTCTGTATATACTGGCAACTTCATTTTACTTGGAGAACAAGAGTAGTCTTTCAGCCACACCTTTGTTTGAAGGTGGGAAGTGTGACTACGACAAGTGTGGAACTTGTGTAGCTAACTCTAATTGTGGATTTTGTACTGTTAAAGTTGGTTATGATTATTCCAATGGAACATGTAGTGAGGGTAGTGAAGACCATTCTAAGTTTAGAGCAAATGGAACCAAATGTATAATACTTGAAGATTATGAAGTTGGATACAGATTGGTAAATGATAGCAAATGGTATTATGACCATTGTCCTGAGAGCAAGTTTGCAATAATGTCATTAGTGGCATTGTTAATGTATGTTGCTAGCTTTGCATCAGGTTTAATTTCACTACCATGGATAATCAACTCTGAGATTTACCCCATGTGGGCAAGAGGTCAGTGTGCATCATTGTCTTCACTATTTAACTGGATTACAAACTTACTGATCAACTTAACATTCTTGACAGTGTTTGACTTGTTAGGGACACCTAATGCACTAGTGGTGTATGGGACAATAGCACTTATTCTAACGTTCTTTGtaatttttcttcttcctgaAACAAGCAAACAACCATTGGAAGGAATAGAACGGTTGTTCGTCAGACCTTATTTTCTTACCTGGCGCAGTAGCAAGCCTCGTAAACCAGTCAGAACAGATTGTGAAAGTATTCAATTGTAA
- the LOC136254391 gene encoding CD5 antigen-like, producing MNSIYGRAEQTVHVHFDEVQCTGVEGSLGQCMFISGDNDCDHSEDAGVKCVASGVSSVRITGGTPGVGHVEVNIDGSWSTICDDGWSLTEADVVCRRLGYTGVANFTTGRMTNNLFGVADREQSIVTGNVSCTGYETALFGCPYFNHNTPHLCASDHTEDDGVICFSIYPIRLSDGTDSSGCVEIFFNGRWGTVCNENFDKLDGQVVCSQLNQGRISRIANPMEFPVGTNDQPIWLDEVQCVGDERWLSACLHPGYGDNDCLHSEDVAVVCSGEQTELPIQGIRLLGGRNIGSGRVEIRVDDVWAQICADL from the exons ATGAACTCAATCTATGGAAGAG ctgagcaaactgtacatgtgcatTTTGATGAAGTCCAATGTACTGGAGTTGAAGGAAGCCTGGGTCAATGCATGTTTATTTCTGGTGATAATGATTGTGATCATAGTGAGGATGCTGGAGTGAAATGTGTTG CTAGTGGAGTTTCAAGTGTTAGAATAACTGGAGGAACTCCTGGAGTTGGTCATGTTGAAGTTAACATTGATGGTTCTTGGAGTACCATATGTGATGATGGCTGGTCACTCACTGAAGCTGATGTTGTTTGCAGACGACTAGGCTACACTGGAGTAGCCAACTTCACCACTGGAAGGATGACAAATAACTTATTTGGTGTTGCTGATCGAGAACAATCAATTGTTACTGGCAATGTTAGCTGTACTGGGTATGAAACAGCACTGTTTGGCTGTCCTTACTTCAACCATAATACACCACACCTGTGTGCATCTGACCATACTGAAGATGATGGAGTTATTTGTTTTT CTATCTATCCTATACGATTAAGTGATGGCACTGATAGCTCTGGTTGTGTGGAAATATTTTTTAATGGAAGATGGGGAACAGTGTGtaatgaaaattttgacaaGCTTGATGGCCAAGTTGTATGTAGCCAACTCAACCAGGGTAGAATCTCAAGAATTGCCAACCCTATGGAATTCCCAGTTGGTACTAATGATCAGCCAATTTGGCTGGATGAAGTACAGTGTGTGGGAGATGAAAGATGGCTGAGTGCATGTCTTCATCCTGGCTATGGAGATAATGATTGTCTCCACAGTGAAGATGTTGCAGTAGTGTGTAGTG GAGAGCAAACAGAACTACCAATTCAAGGAATACGACTACTTGGCGGAAGAAACATTGGATCAGGAAGGGTTGAAATCAGAGTCGATGATGTCTGGGCTCAGATCTGTGCAGACCTATGA